A window of the Sporosarcina sp. FSL K6-2383 genome harbors these coding sequences:
- the atpE gene encoding F0F1 ATP synthase subunit C, whose protein sequence is MVGSVGLLAAAIAIGLGALGAGLGAGLVVSKTQEGIARQPEARGILQTNMFVGVALVEVVPIFAAVIAFIVMNQ, encoded by the coding sequence ATGGTAGGTTCAGTTGGTCTATTAGCAGCAGCAATCGCAATCGGTTTAGGAGCACTTGGAGCAGGTTTAGGTGCAGGTCTAGTCGTTTCAAAAACTCAAGAAGGAATCGCACGTCAACCAGAAGCACGCGGTATTCTTCAAACAAACATGTTCGTCGGTGTTGCACTTGTTGAAGTTGTTCCGATTTTCGCAGCAGTTATCGCGTTTATCGTAATGAACCAATAA
- the atpB gene encoding F0F1 ATP synthase subunit A, with translation MEHGNPLRTAFEGTAFEMTFNLSNVLMLFITCLIVFLIAIFATRSLQLKPTGMQNFFEWVMDFVKGIIKSNMDWKTGGRFHVLGITLIMFLFVANVLGLPMAIYWKGDLWWKSPTADPVVTLTLAATVIALTHYYGIKMTGLKEYGKGYLKPLPFLAPLKVIEEFANTLTLGLRLYGNIYAGEVLLGLLAGLATSGMFGLVGAVVPSLAWMGFSIFVGGIQSFIFVMLSMVYMSHKVATDH, from the coding sequence ATGGAACATGGAAATCCGTTACGCACGGCTTTCGAAGGAACAGCATTTGAAATGACATTCAACCTATCAAACGTCCTAATGCTATTCATCACATGTCTAATTGTTTTCCTCATCGCGATTTTCGCTACACGTAGCTTGCAGCTAAAGCCGACGGGAATGCAGAATTTCTTTGAATGGGTTATGGATTTCGTTAAAGGGATTATCAAGAGTAATATGGACTGGAAAACAGGTGGACGATTCCACGTATTAGGAATCACGCTTATCATGTTCCTCTTTGTAGCGAACGTACTAGGACTTCCAATGGCAATCTATTGGAAAGGGGACCTTTGGTGGAAATCACCGACTGCGGACCCTGTAGTTACACTGACACTCGCAGCTACGGTCATAGCCCTTACACACTATTACGGTATTAAGATGACGGGTTTGAAAGAATACGGAAAAGGCTATCTTAAGCCACTCCCTTTCCTTGCACCGCTCAAAGTCATTGAGGAATTTGCAAATACGCTGACACTCGGTCTGCGTCTTTATGGTAACATCTACGCCGGTGAGGTTTTGCTAGGACTCCTAGCTGGACTTGCAACATCAGGCATGTTTGGATTGGTAGGAGCGGTTGTACCGTCTCTTGCTTGGATGGGCTTCTCGATTTTCGTCGGGGGGATCCAATCATTTATCTTCGTTATGTTGTCGATGGTCTACATGTCACACAAAGTGGCAACAGACCATTAA